A genomic stretch from Mycobacterium malmoense includes:
- a CDS encoding DUF3060 domain-containing protein, producing MRAHPTDSPRLAALALAPAVAALVLAGCSSTANPPGGTTATTKSTTATTSGAAAPTSTSGASTTASVEIGNTLNYGSMGTTATLDCADGKSLNVGGSNNTLTVTGTCATVTIGGANNKITLDKVNTRISVVGLDNTITYKDGDPKVDNLGSGNTINKGS from the coding sequence ATGCGCGCCCACCCGACTGACTCGCCCAGGCTGGCCGCGCTCGCCCTGGCGCCGGCCGTGGCGGCGCTGGTGCTGGCGGGGTGCAGTTCGACGGCCAACCCGCCCGGGGGCACCACCGCGACGACAAAGAGCACCACCGCGACGACGAGCGGCGCGGCCGCACCGACGAGCACGAGCGGCGCAAGCACCACCGCGTCGGTCGAGATCGGCAACACGCTGAACTACGGGTCGATGGGGACCACCGCCACCCTCGATTGCGCCGACGGCAAGTCGCTGAACGTCGGCGGCTCGAACAACACGCTCACCGTCACCGGCACCTGCGCGACGGTGACGATCGGTGGCGCCAACAACAAGATCACCCTCGACAAGGTCAACACGCGCATCAGCGTGGTGGGGCTCGACAACACCATCACCTACAAGGACGGTGATCCCAAGGTCGACAACCTCGGCTCGGGCAACACCATCAACAAGGGCAGCTGA
- a CDS encoding mycofactocin-coupled SDR family oxidoreductase, translating into MAAQGGSLQGRVAFVTGAARAQGRSHAVRLAREGADVIALDICAPASDTLTYTPATPEDLNETVRLVEAEGRKILARETDIRDDAALRQLVADGVEQFGRLDILVANAGVLGWGRVWELTDEQWDTVIGVNLTGTWRTLRATIPAMIEAGNGGSIVVVSSSAGLKATPGNGHYAASKQGLTALTNTLAIELGEYDIRVNSIHPYSVDTPMIEPEAMMQIFAKHPRFVHSFPPMPLQYKGFMTPDEVSDVVVWLAGDGSGTLSGTQIPVDKGALKY; encoded by the coding sequence GTGGCTGCACAAGGTGGATCACTGCAAGGACGGGTGGCGTTCGTGACCGGCGCCGCCCGTGCCCAGGGGCGGTCGCACGCGGTGCGGCTTGCCCGCGAAGGCGCCGACGTCATCGCGCTGGATATCTGCGCGCCGGCGTCCGACACCCTGACCTACACGCCGGCCACCCCCGAGGATCTCAACGAGACCGTCCGCCTGGTCGAGGCCGAGGGCCGCAAGATACTGGCCCGCGAAACCGACATCCGTGACGACGCCGCGCTGCGGCAACTGGTGGCCGACGGCGTCGAACAATTCGGCCGGCTCGACATCCTGGTGGCCAACGCCGGGGTGTTGGGCTGGGGCCGGGTGTGGGAGCTCACCGACGAGCAGTGGGACACGGTGATTGGGGTCAACCTGACCGGCACCTGGCGCACCCTGCGCGCCACCATTCCCGCGATGATCGAGGCCGGCAACGGCGGTTCCATCGTGGTCGTCAGCTCGTCGGCGGGCCTGAAGGCCACCCCGGGCAACGGCCACTATGCGGCCAGCAAGCAGGGACTTACCGCGCTGACCAACACGCTCGCGATCGAGCTCGGCGAATACGACATCCGCGTCAACTCCATCCACCCCTACTCGGTCGACACCCCGATGATCGAGCCGGAGGCGATGATGCAGATATTCGCCAAGCATCCCCGTTTTGTGCACAGCTTCCCGCCAATGCCGTTGCAGTACAAGGGGTTCATGACACCCGATGAGGTGTCCGACGTCGTGGTCTGGTTGGCTGGCGACGGCTCGGGCACTCTGTCGGGCACGCAGATTCCCGTGGATAAGGGTGCCCTAAAGTACTGA
- a CDS encoding DUF3060 domain-containing protein, with amino-acid sequence MNWTTVAGSLATCAIAVAASVAAPAPAAHAKNGDTHVTGQGLEQTLDCNDATLVVNGTSNRITALGNCWAVTVMGSSNTVVADSITHDITAYGWDETVFYHNGAPFIWDRGRELGMTNRLQQVPG; translated from the coding sequence GTGAACTGGACAACCGTCGCTGGATCGCTGGCTACGTGTGCCATCGCCGTCGCGGCCTCTGTGGCGGCCCCGGCGCCGGCCGCACACGCCAAGAACGGCGACACCCACGTCACCGGGCAGGGCCTCGAACAGACGCTGGACTGCAACGATGCCACGCTGGTCGTCAATGGCACGAGCAATAGGATCACCGCGTTGGGGAACTGCTGGGCCGTGACGGTAATGGGCTCGTCCAACACCGTGGTCGCCGACTCGATCACGCACGACATCACCGCCTACGGCTGGGACGAGACGGTGTTCTACCACAACGGTGCGCCGTTCATTTGGGACCGCGGCCGCGAGCTGGGCATGACCAACCGGCTGCAGCAGGTACCGGGATGA
- a CDS encoding acyl-CoA dehydrogenase family protein, which produces MSDTHVVTNQVPPLENYNPATSAVLVEALIREGGQWGLDEVNEVGALSASRDAQRWGELADRNRPILHTHDRHGHRVDEVEYDPAYHELMRAAIGHGMHAAPWADPRPGAHVVRAAKTSVWTVEPGHMCPISMTYAVVPALRHNPELAKVYEPLLTSRTYDPELRPATTKAGITAGMSMTEKQGGSDVRAGTTQATPNGPNADGSYSLTGHKWFTSAPMCDIFLVLAQAPGGLSCFLLPRVLPDGTRNRMFLQRLKDKLGNHANASSEVEYDGAIAWLVGEEGRGVPTIIEMVNLTRLDCTLGSATSMRTGLTRAIHHAQHRKAFGAYLIDQPLMRNVLADLAVEAEAATMVAMRMAGATDNAVRGDQQEALLRRIGLAASKYWVCKRATPHAAEALECLGGNGYVEDSGMPRLYREAPLMGIWEGSGNVSALDTLRAMATRPECVEVLFAELAESAGQDPRLGVHVERLRQDLTDLDTIQYRARKVAEDIALALQGSLLVRHGHPAVAEAFLTTRLDGRWGGAFGTMPAGLDLAPILERALVKG; this is translated from the coding sequence ATGTCAGATACGCATGTCGTCACCAACCAGGTTCCGCCCCTGGAGAACTACAACCCCGCGACCTCCGCGGTGCTCGTCGAGGCGCTGATCCGCGAGGGCGGTCAGTGGGGCTTGGATGAGGTGAATGAGGTGGGGGCGCTTTCTGCCAGCCGCGACGCGCAGCGGTGGGGCGAGCTCGCCGACCGCAACCGACCCATCCTGCACACCCACGACCGCCACGGGCACCGCGTCGATGAGGTGGAGTACGACCCGGCCTACCACGAGCTGATGCGCGCCGCCATCGGCCACGGCATGCACGCCGCACCATGGGCCGATCCAAGGCCGGGCGCGCACGTGGTGCGGGCCGCCAAGACCTCGGTGTGGACGGTGGAGCCGGGCCACATGTGCCCGATCTCGATGACATACGCCGTCGTCCCGGCGCTGCGCCACAACCCCGAACTGGCAAAGGTTTACGAGCCGTTGCTGACCAGCCGCACCTACGACCCGGAGCTCAGGCCGGCCACCACGAAGGCCGGCATCACCGCGGGCATGTCGATGACCGAGAAACAGGGCGGTTCCGACGTGCGCGCCGGCACCACCCAGGCAACCCCCAACGGCCCCAACGCTGATGGCAGCTACAGCCTGACCGGTCACAAGTGGTTCACCTCGGCGCCGATGTGCGACATCTTCCTGGTGCTGGCGCAGGCGCCGGGCGGGCTGTCGTGCTTCCTGCTACCGCGGGTGCTGCCCGACGGCACCCGCAACCGGATGTTCCTGCAGCGGCTCAAGGACAAGCTCGGCAACCACGCCAACGCCTCCAGCGAGGTCGAATACGACGGCGCCATCGCGTGGTTGGTCGGCGAGGAGGGCCGCGGCGTGCCGACCATCATCGAGATGGTCAACCTCACCCGGCTGGACTGCACCCTGGGCAGTGCGACCAGCATGCGTACCGGCCTGACCCGCGCCATCCACCACGCCCAGCATCGAAAGGCGTTCGGCGCCTACCTGATTGACCAGCCACTGATGCGCAACGTGCTGGCCGACCTGGCCGTGGAGGCCGAGGCCGCCACGATGGTCGCGATGCGGATGGCCGGCGCCACCGACAACGCGGTGCGCGGAGACCAGCAAGAAGCGCTGCTGCGCCGCATCGGCCTGGCGGCCAGCAAGTACTGGGTGTGCAAGCGCGCCACCCCGCACGCCGCCGAGGCGCTGGAGTGCCTGGGCGGCAACGGCTATGTCGAGGATTCCGGCATGCCGCGGCTGTACCGGGAGGCGCCGCTGATGGGCATCTGGGAGGGCTCGGGCAACGTCAGTGCGCTGGACACGCTGCGGGCCATGGCAACTCGCCCCGAATGCGTCGAGGTGTTGTTCGCCGAACTCGCCGAGAGCGCGGGCCAGGATCCGCGGCTGGGCGTCCACGTCGAGCGGCTGCGGCAAGACCTGACCGACCTGGACACCATCCAATACCGCGCCCGCAAGGTCGCCGAGGATATCGCCCTGGCGCTGCAGGGCTCGCTGCTGGTGCGCCACGGGCATCCCGCCGTCGCCGAGGCATTCCTGACCACCCGGCTCGACGGCCGGTGGGGTGGGGCGTTCGGCACCATGCCGGCCGGACTGGACTTGGCGCCCATCTTGGAGCGGGCCCTGGTAAAGGGCTGA
- a CDS encoding PaaX family transcriptional regulator C-terminal domain-containing protein — MPNMTARSVVLSVLLGAHPAWASASELIRLTADFGIKETTLRVVLTRMVGAGDLVRSADGYRLSDRLLARQRRQDEAIDPRVRAWRGDWLVLIVTSVGTDARTRATLRTTMHDKRFGELREGVWMRPDNLDLDLGPDVAARVRVLRARDDAPDQLAGELWDLPAWAETGQRLLDEMAQATDIPGRFVVAAGMVRHLLTDPMLPDELLPADWPGARLRRAYHDFATELMEQREPTRLVEAT, encoded by the coding sequence ATGCCGAACATGACGGCCCGGTCGGTGGTGCTCAGCGTGCTGCTTGGCGCCCATCCGGCGTGGGCGAGCGCCAGCGAATTGATCAGGCTGACAGCAGATTTCGGCATCAAGGAGACGACGTTGCGGGTCGTGCTGACCCGCATGGTCGGCGCCGGCGACCTGGTCCGCTCCGCCGACGGCTACCGGCTCTCGGATCGCCTGCTGGCCCGCCAGCGCCGTCAGGACGAGGCCATCGACCCACGGGTCCGGGCCTGGCGCGGGGACTGGCTCGTGCTGATCGTCACCAGCGTGGGCACCGACGCCCGCACCCGGGCCACGCTGCGAACTACCATGCACGACAAGCGATTCGGTGAACTGCGCGAAGGGGTGTGGATGCGGCCCGACAACCTCGACCTCGACCTGGGCCCCGATGTCGCGGCCCGCGTGCGGGTGCTCAGGGCGCGCGACGACGCGCCGGATCAGCTGGCCGGCGAGCTGTGGGACCTGCCCGCGTGGGCGGAAACCGGCCAGCGGCTGCTCGACGAGATGGCCCAGGCGACAGACATTCCCGGTCGGTTTGTGGTGGCCGCGGGGATGGTGCGCCATCTGCTCACCGACCCGATGCTGCCCGACGAGCTGTTGCCCGCCGACTGGCCCGGCGCCCGGCTGCGCCGGGCTTACCACGACTTCGCCACTGAGCTGATGGAACAACGCGAACCAACCCGACTGGTGGAGGCGACATGA
- a CDS encoding crotonase/enoyl-CoA hydratase family protein encodes MTHAIRPVDFDNLKTMTYEVTDRVARITFNRPEKGNAIVADTPLELSALVERADLDPDVHVILVSGRGEGFCAGFDLSAYADRTGPAGDADLKGAYRGTVLDGKTQAVNHLPNQPWDPMIDYQMMSRFVRGFSSLMHADKPTVVKIHGYCVAGGADIALHADQVIAAADAKIGYPPTRVWGVPAAGLWAHRLGDQRAKRLLLTGDCITGKQAAEWGLAVEAPDPKDLDERTERLVQRIAAVPVNQLIMVKLALNSALLQQGIATSRMVGTVFDGVARHTPEGHAFVADAVEHGFREAVKHRDEPFGDYGRKASRG; translated from the coding sequence ATGACTCACGCGATCAGGCCGGTCGACTTCGATAACCTGAAAACGATGACCTACGAGGTCACCGATCGGGTTGCGCGGATCACCTTCAACCGGCCGGAGAAGGGCAACGCGATCGTCGCCGACACCCCGCTGGAGCTCTCGGCGCTCGTGGAGCGCGCCGACCTCGATCCCGATGTGCACGTCATCCTGGTGTCGGGGCGCGGCGAGGGCTTCTGCGCGGGTTTCGACCTCTCCGCCTACGCCGATCGCACCGGCCCGGCCGGCGACGCGGATCTTAAAGGTGCCTACCGGGGCACCGTGCTGGACGGCAAGACGCAGGCCGTCAACCACCTGCCGAACCAGCCATGGGACCCGATGATCGACTACCAGATGATGAGCCGGTTCGTGCGCGGGTTCTCCAGCCTGATGCACGCCGACAAGCCGACGGTGGTCAAGATCCACGGCTACTGCGTGGCCGGCGGCGCCGACATCGCGCTGCACGCCGACCAGGTGATCGCCGCCGCCGACGCTAAGATCGGCTACCCGCCTACGCGGGTGTGGGGCGTCCCGGCGGCCGGCCTGTGGGCGCACCGGCTCGGCGACCAGCGCGCCAAACGCCTGCTGCTTACCGGCGATTGCATCACCGGAAAGCAGGCCGCCGAGTGGGGCCTGGCGGTCGAGGCCCCGGACCCGAAGGACCTCGACGAGCGCACCGAGCGGCTCGTGCAGCGGATCGCCGCGGTGCCGGTCAACCAGCTGATCATGGTCAAGCTCGCGCTCAATTCCGCTCTGCTGCAACAGGGTATAGCCACCAGCAGGATGGTCGGCACCGTGTTCGACGGCGTCGCCCGGCACACGCCCGAGGGGCACGCGTTCGTCGCCGACGCCGTCGAGCACGGCTTCCGCGAAGCGGTCAAGCACCGCGACGAGCCGTTCGGCGACTACGGCCGCAAGGCGTCACGGGGGTAA
- the tuf gene encoding elongation factor Tu has protein sequence MAKAKFQRTKPHVNIGTIGHVDHGKTTLTAAITKVLHDKFPDLNESKAFDQIDNAPEERQRGITINIAHVEYQTDKRHYAHVDAPGHADYIKNMITGAAQMDGAILVVAATDGPMPQTREHVLLARQVGVPYILVALNKADAVDDEELLELVELEVRELLAAQEFDEDAPVVRVSALKALEGDAKWVASVEELMNAVDESIPDPVRDTDKPFLMPVEDVFTITGRGTVVTGRVERGVINVNEEVEIVGIKPTSTKTTVTGVEMFRKLLDQGQAGDNVGLLLRGVKREDVERGQVVTKPGTTTPHTEFEGQVYILSKDEGGRHTPFFNNYRPQFYFRTTDVTGVVTLPEGTEMVMPGDNTNISVKLIQPVAMDEGLRFAIREGGRTVGAGRVTKIIK, from the coding sequence GTGGCGAAGGCGAAGTTCCAGCGGACCAAGCCCCACGTCAACATCGGGACCATCGGTCACGTTGACCACGGCAAGACCACACTGACCGCGGCTATCACCAAGGTCCTGCACGATAAGTTTCCTGACCTCAACGAGTCGAAGGCGTTCGACCAGATCGACAACGCGCCCGAGGAGCGTCAGCGCGGTATCACGATCAACATCGCGCACGTGGAGTACCAGACCGACAAGCGTCACTACGCGCACGTCGACGCCCCTGGTCACGCCGACTACATCAAGAACATGATCACCGGCGCGGCCCAGATGGACGGCGCGATCCTGGTGGTGGCGGCGACCGACGGCCCCATGCCGCAGACCCGTGAGCACGTGCTGCTGGCCCGTCAGGTCGGCGTGCCCTACATCCTGGTCGCGCTGAACAAGGCCGACGCCGTGGACGACGAGGAGCTGCTCGAGCTCGTCGAGCTGGAGGTCCGCGAGCTGCTGGCCGCCCAGGAGTTCGACGAGGACGCCCCCGTCGTGCGGGTTTCGGCGCTCAAGGCGCTCGAGGGCGACGCGAAATGGGTCGCGTCCGTCGAGGAGCTGATGAACGCGGTCGACGAGTCGATCCCGGACCCGGTCCGCGACACCGACAAGCCGTTCCTGATGCCCGTCGAGGACGTCTTCACGATCACCGGCCGCGGCACCGTGGTCACCGGTCGTGTGGAGCGCGGCGTCATCAACGTGAACGAGGAAGTCGAGATCGTCGGCATCAAGCCGACCAGCACCAAGACGACCGTCACCGGTGTGGAGATGTTCCGCAAGCTGCTCGACCAGGGGCAGGCCGGCGACAACGTCGGGCTGTTGCTGCGCGGTGTCAAGCGCGAGGACGTCGAGCGCGGCCAGGTCGTCACCAAGCCCGGCACCACCACGCCGCACACCGAGTTCGAGGGCCAGGTCTACATCCTGTCCAAGGACGAGGGCGGCCGGCACACGCCGTTCTTCAACAACTACCGTCCGCAGTTCTACTTCCGCACCACCGACGTGACCGGTGTGGTGACGCTGCCGGAGGGCACCGAGATGGTGATGCCCGGTGACAACACCAACATCTCGGTGAAGCTGATCCAGCCCGTCGCCATGGACGAGGGTCTGCGGTTCGCGATCCGCGAGGGCGGCCGCACCGTCGGCGCCGGCCGGGTCACCAAGATCATCAAGTAG
- a CDS encoding TetR/AcrR family transcriptional regulator — translation MAAPERSSAAGRQRPGKSASRPAKLSREGIVEGALAFLDREGWDSLTINALATQLGTKGPSLYNHVDSLEDLRRAVRIRVIDDIITMLNRVGEGRARDDAVLVMAGAYRSYAHHHPGRYSAFTRMPLDGDDPEYTAATRGAAAPVIAVLSSYGLGGDEAFYAALEFWSALHGFVLLEMTGVMDDIDTDALFSDMVLRLARGLESLERRTAQHGAAQK, via the coding sequence ATGGCAGCTCCGGAACGGTCGTCGGCGGCTGGGCGCCAGCGCCCGGGGAAATCGGCCTCCCGCCCGGCCAAACTGAGCCGCGAGGGCATCGTGGAGGGCGCGCTGGCCTTCCTGGACCGGGAGGGCTGGGACTCGCTGACCATCAACGCGTTGGCCACGCAGCTGGGGACCAAGGGACCGTCGCTGTACAACCACGTGGACAGCCTGGAGGACCTGCGCCGCGCGGTGCGGATCAGGGTCATCGACGACATCATCACGATGCTGAACAGGGTGGGGGAGGGCCGCGCCCGCGATGACGCCGTGCTGGTCATGGCCGGCGCCTACCGCAGCTACGCCCATCACCACCCCGGCCGGTACTCGGCGTTCACCCGGATGCCGCTGGACGGTGACGACCCGGAGTACACGGCGGCCACCAGGGGTGCGGCCGCCCCGGTGATCGCCGTGCTGTCCTCCTACGGTCTCGGTGGTGACGAGGCGTTCTACGCGGCGCTGGAATTCTGGTCCGCACTGCACGGTTTTGTGCTGCTGGAAATGACCGGCGTGATGGACGACATCGACACCGACGCGCTGTTCTCCGACATGGTGCTGCGGCTGGCTCGGGGTTTGGAGAGCCTGGAGAGGCGCACCGCCCAGCACGGTGCCGCACAGAAGTAG
- the rpsG gene encoding 30S ribosomal protein S7: MPRKGPAPKRPLVNDPVYGSQLVTQLVNKVLLKGKKSLAERIVYGALEQARDKTGTDPVITLKRALDNVKPALEVRSRRVGGATYQVPVEVRPDRSTTLALRWLVSFSRQRREKTMIERLANEILDASNGLGASVKRREDTHKMAEANRAFAHYRW; the protein is encoded by the coding sequence ATGCCGCGCAAGGGGCCCGCGCCCAAGCGTCCGTTGGTCAATGACCCCGTGTACGGGTCGCAGCTGGTGACCCAGCTGGTGAACAAGGTTTTGCTCAAGGGGAAGAAATCGTTGGCCGAGCGCATTGTTTATGGTGCGCTCGAACAAGCCCGCGACAAGACCGGGACCGATCCGGTGATCACCCTCAAGCGCGCCCTCGACAACGTCAAGCCGGCCCTGGAGGTCCGCAGCCGCCGCGTCGGCGGTGCGACCTATCAGGTGCCCGTCGAGGTGCGTCCGGACCGGTCCACGACGCTGGCGCTGCGCTGGCTTGTCAGCTTTTCGCGGCAACGCCGGGAAAAGACCATGATCGAGCGGCTGGCAAACGAGATCCTGGATGCCAGCAACGGCCTCGGGGCCTCCGTCAAACGGCGTGAGGACACCCACAAGATGGCCGAGGCCAACCGCGCCTTTGCACATTATCGCTGGTAG
- the fusA gene encoding elongation factor G, which produces MAQKDVLTDLSKVRNFGIMAHIDAGKTTTTERILYYTGINYKIGEVHDGAATMDWMEQEQERGITITSAATTTFWKGNQLNIIDTPGHVDFTVEVERNLRVLDGAVAVFDGKEGVEPQSEQVWRQADKYDVPRICFVNKMDKVGADFYFSVRTMEERLGANAVPIQLPIGSESDFEGVIDLVEMNAKVWRGETKLGETYDTVEIPSDLVELAEEYRTKLLEIVAETDEELLEKYLGGEELTVEEIKGAIRKLTISSEIYPVLCGSAFKNKGVQPMLDAVVDYLPSPLDVPPAVGHVPGKEDEEVVRHATTDEPFSALAFKIATHPFFGKLTYIRVYSGKVDSGAQVINATKGKKERLGKLFQMHSNKENPVETASAGHIYAVIGLKDTTTGDTLSDPNHQIVLESMTFPDPVIEVAIEPKTKSDQEKLSLSIQKLAEEDPTFKVHLDSETGQTVIGGMGELHLDILVDRMRREFKVEANVGKPQVAYKETIRRKVEHVEYTHKKQTGGSGQFAKVIIALEPFTGEDGATYEFENKVTGGRVPREYIPSVDAGAQDAMQYGVLAGYPLVNLKVTLEDGAFHEVDSSEMAFKIAGSHVLKKAAAQAQPVILEPIMAVEVTTPEDYMGDVIGDLNSRRGQIQAMEERAGARVVKAHVPLSEMFGYVGDLRSKTQGRANYSMVFDSYAEVPVNVSKEIIAKATGQ; this is translated from the coding sequence GTGGCACAGAAGGACGTGCTGACCGACCTGAGCAAGGTCCGAAACTTCGGCATCATGGCACACATCGATGCCGGTAAAACCACGACTACCGAGCGGATCCTGTACTACACGGGCATCAACTACAAGATCGGTGAGGTCCACGACGGCGCCGCCACCATGGACTGGATGGAGCAGGAGCAGGAACGCGGGATCACCATCACCTCCGCGGCCACCACGACGTTCTGGAAGGGCAACCAGCTCAACATCATCGACACGCCGGGACACGTGGATTTCACCGTCGAGGTGGAGCGCAACCTGCGCGTGCTCGACGGGGCCGTCGCCGTGTTCGACGGCAAGGAGGGCGTCGAACCGCAGTCCGAGCAGGTCTGGCGGCAGGCCGACAAGTACGACGTCCCCCGCATCTGCTTCGTCAACAAGATGGACAAGGTCGGCGCCGACTTCTACTTCTCGGTCCGCACCATGGAGGAGCGGCTCGGGGCCAACGCCGTGCCGATCCAGCTGCCCATCGGCTCCGAGTCCGACTTCGAGGGCGTCATCGACCTGGTGGAGATGAACGCCAAGGTGTGGCGCGGCGAGACCAAGCTGGGCGAGACCTACGACACCGTGGAAATACCCAGCGATCTCGTCGAACTCGCCGAGGAGTACCGCACCAAGCTGCTGGAGATCGTCGCGGAGACCGATGAGGAACTGCTGGAGAAGTACCTCGGCGGCGAAGAGCTCACCGTCGAGGAGATCAAGGGCGCGATCCGCAAGCTGACGATCTCCTCCGAGATCTACCCGGTGCTGTGCGGCAGCGCGTTCAAGAACAAGGGCGTGCAGCCGATGCTCGACGCCGTGGTGGACTACCTGCCGTCGCCGCTGGACGTTCCGCCGGCGGTCGGGCACGTGCCCGGCAAGGAGGACGAGGAGGTGGTGCGCCACGCGACCACCGACGAGCCCTTCTCGGCGCTGGCCTTCAAGATCGCCACGCACCCGTTCTTCGGCAAGCTCACCTACATCCGGGTGTACTCCGGCAAGGTCGACTCGGGCGCTCAGGTTATCAACGCCACCAAGGGCAAGAAGGAGCGGCTGGGCAAGCTGTTCCAGATGCACTCCAACAAGGAGAACCCGGTGGAGACGGCATCGGCGGGCCACATCTACGCGGTGATCGGCCTCAAGGACACCACCACCGGCGACACCCTGAGCGACCCCAACCACCAGATCGTGCTGGAGTCGATGACGTTCCCGGACCCGGTCATCGAGGTGGCCATCGAGCCCAAGACGAAGAGCGACCAGGAGAAGCTGAGCCTGTCGATCCAGAAGCTGGCCGAGGAGGACCCGACCTTCAAGGTGCACCTGGACTCCGAGACGGGTCAGACCGTGATCGGCGGCATGGGCGAGCTGCACCTGGACATCCTGGTGGACCGCATGCGCCGCGAATTCAAGGTCGAGGCCAATGTCGGCAAGCCGCAGGTGGCGTACAAGGAGACGATCCGCCGCAAGGTGGAGCACGTCGAGTACACCCACAAGAAGCAGACCGGCGGCTCGGGTCAGTTCGCAAAGGTCATCATTGCGCTCGAGCCGTTCACCGGCGAGGACGGCGCGACCTACGAGTTCGAGAACAAGGTCACCGGTGGGCGGGTGCCCCGCGAGTACATCCCGTCGGTGGACGCGGGTGCGCAGGACGCCATGCAGTACGGCGTGCTGGCCGGCTACCCGCTGGTCAACCTCAAGGTCACGCTGGAAGACGGCGCGTTCCACGAGGTGGACTCGTCCGAAATGGCATTCAAGATCGCCGGCTCCCACGTGCTGAAAAAGGCCGCCGCCCAAGCACAGCCGGTGATCCTGGAACCGATCATGGCCGTCGAGGTCACCACGCCCGAGGACTACATGGGCGACGTGATCGGCGACCTGAACTCCCGCCGTGGCCAGATTCAGGCCATGGAGGAGCGGGCGGGTGCGCGCGTCGTGAAGGCGCACGTGCCGCTGTCGGAGATGTTCGGCTACGTCGGCGACCTGCGGTCCAAGACCCAAGGCCGGGCGAACTACTCCATGGTGTTCGACTCGTACGCCGAAGTGCCGGTGAACGTGTCGAAGGAGATCATCGCGAAGGCGACGGGTCAGTAA
- a CDS encoding crotonase/enoyl-CoA hydratase family protein, producing MSDPVRIERNGPVTTVIINRPAARNAVNGPTAAALYAAFEEFDRDDGASVAVLWGDGGTFCAGADLKAFGTPEANAVHRTGPGPMGPTRMVLSKPVIAAVSGHAVAGGLELAIWCDLRVAEEDAVFGVFCRRWGVPLIDGGTVRLPRLIGHSRAMDLILTGRAVKADEALTIGLANRVVPKGQARRAAEELAAQLAALPQQCLRSDRLSALRQWGTTESDALDLEFASISRVAAEAVAGAGRFAAGAGRHGAPAS from the coding sequence ATGAGCGATCCGGTGCGCATAGAGCGCAATGGCCCGGTGACCACGGTGATCATCAACCGGCCCGCGGCGCGCAATGCCGTCAACGGCCCGACGGCCGCGGCGCTGTACGCTGCGTTCGAGGAGTTCGACCGCGACGACGGCGCCTCGGTGGCCGTGCTGTGGGGCGATGGCGGAACCTTTTGTGCGGGAGCCGATTTGAAGGCCTTCGGCACACCCGAGGCCAACGCCGTGCACCGGACGGGCCCCGGCCCGATGGGTCCGACGCGGATGGTGCTGTCCAAACCGGTGATCGCCGCGGTCAGCGGCCACGCCGTCGCCGGGGGTCTCGAACTGGCCATCTGGTGTGACCTGCGGGTGGCCGAAGAAGACGCCGTGTTCGGGGTGTTCTGCCGGCGCTGGGGGGTGCCACTGATCGACGGCGGGACCGTGCGGCTGCCCCGGCTGATCGGGCACAGCCGCGCGATGGACCTGATTCTCACCGGCCGCGCCGTAAAGGCCGACGAAGCGCTAACGATCGGGTTGGCCAACCGGGTCGTGCCCAAGGGCCAAGCGCGAAGGGCGGCCGAGGAACTGGCGGCTCAGCTCGCGGCGCTGCCCCAGCAGTGCCTGCGGTCGGATCGGCTGTCGGCGCTACGTCAGTGGGGGACAACGGAATCCGATGCGCTCGATCTCGAGTTCGCCAGCATTTCCCGGGTCGCCGCCGAGGCGGTGGCAGGGGCCGGGCGGTTCGCCGCGGGCGCGGGCCGTCACGGCGCGCCGGCGAGTTAG
- the rpsL gene encoding 30S ribosomal protein S12, with protein MPTIQQLVRKGRRDKIGKVKTAALKGSPQRRGVCTRVYTTTPKKPNSALRKVARVKLTSQVEVTAYIPGEGHNLQEHSMVLVRGGRVKDLPGVRYKIIRGSLDTQGVKNRKQARSRYGAKKEKS; from the coding sequence ATGCCAACCATTCAGCAGCTGGTCCGCAAGGGTCGTCGGGACAAGATCGGCAAGGTCAAGACCGCGGCCCTGAAGGGCAGCCCGCAGCGCCGTGGCGTATGCACCCGCGTGTACACCACCACGCCGAAGAAGCCGAACTCGGCGCTTCGGAAGGTCGCGCGCGTGAAGCTGACGAGCCAGGTCGAGGTCACGGCCTACATTCCCGGCGAGGGCCACAACCTGCAGGAGCACTCGATGGTGCTGGTGCGTGGCGGCCGGGTCAAGGACCTGCCCGGCGTGCGGTACAAGATCATCCGCGGTTCGCTCGACACCCAGGGCGTCAAGAACCGCAAGCAGGCTCGCAGCCGTTACGGCGCCAAGAAGGAGAAGAGCTGA